One part of the Marinobacter sp. M3C genome encodes these proteins:
- a CDS encoding ABC transporter ATP-binding protein yields MSEALTVTDLTTGYGKQEIVHGISITAQPGHITCVFGPNGSGKSTVIKAIAGLLPAWSGKITLGDIDLTGLPVHEVVRKGIVMMPQGGGVFPRFSVMENLRMGGYSLKDTRDVEDRIETLIADYPNLQRRRNVAAGSLSGGEQMMVAIARALVPNPAFVMLDEPSAGLSPALVNETMDRVQALRERGVGVIMIEQNIREALPVADSVYIFAGGKNKFSGTRDDIRSDEHLMSIYMGVSD; encoded by the coding sequence ATGAGTGAGGCGCTGACAGTCACCGACCTGACCACCGGTTACGGTAAGCAGGAAATCGTTCATGGTATCTCCATAACGGCCCAGCCTGGCCATATCACCTGCGTGTTTGGCCCCAATGGCAGTGGAAAATCCACGGTGATAAAGGCAATCGCCGGCCTGTTACCGGCCTGGTCAGGAAAGATAACGCTGGGAGACATCGATCTTACTGGGCTTCCTGTCCATGAGGTGGTTCGCAAAGGCATCGTGATGATGCCTCAGGGTGGAGGTGTGTTTCCCCGGTTTTCAGTCATGGAAAATCTGCGGATGGGTGGCTATTCGCTGAAGGATACCCGAGACGTTGAGGATCGCATCGAAACATTGATCGCCGACTACCCGAACCTGCAACGACGCCGTAACGTTGCGGCGGGTTCGCTTTCCGGTGGTGAGCAAATGATGGTGGCAATCGCCCGGGCACTGGTGCCGAATCCAGCCTTCGTGATGCTGGATGAGCCTTCAGCGGGCCTTTCGCCTGCCTTGGTCAATGAGACCATGGACAGAGTGCAGGCTTTACGTGAACGCGGTGTTGGCGTGATCATGATAGAACAGAATATTCGAGAGGCGCTTCCGGTGGCGGACAGTGTTTATATTTTTGCGGGTGGAAAAAATAAGTTTTCTGGCACCAGAGACGATATACGAAGCGACGAGCACCTTATGTCGATTTACATGGGTGTTAGTGATTAG
- a CDS encoding ABC transporter substrate-binding protein, producing MKKTLTLVITIASLAATFAWAEEPRSGGVINTVIQPEPPGIIAGVHQNAPTQMISGNIYESLLRYDTDLKPMPQLARDWTVSEDGLTYTFYLHENATWHDGEPFTSADVVFSTDVYLREMNPRTRTILSHVKSIEAPDDHTVVFTLKNAFGPFMLAFEAGTMPMMPKHIYENTDFRTNEANNHPIGTGPFKFESWDRGRVIKLVKNEDYYEEGLPYLDGINWHVIPDASSRAVAYENGTIDVLPANSVENFDIPRLSELDNTCRTEQGQEYFSPFAMLWMNNREGPTADKRFRQAVMYALDREFVRDVLWNGLGKVPLSSFGSNASFQNDSLPPYEHDPERARELLDEMGYKGEEIRLLPIPYGETWVRWAEAVQQNLQEVGINVTTQSTDVGGWNQRLAEWDYDLAFTYLFQYGDPALGISRTYISSNIAKGSQWNNVEGYKNERVDELFDLAATAYPDEKRKEYYHEVQEILHDEVPVGWLLELGFPTIYRCDVKNLVTTGIGLNDGFKNAWFDR from the coding sequence ATGAAAAAAACCTTAACCCTTGTCATTACTATTGCATCTCTGGCGGCCACTTTCGCCTGGGCGGAAGAACCCCGCTCAGGCGGCGTTATCAACACGGTGATACAGCCTGAACCGCCCGGCATTATTGCCGGGGTTCACCAGAACGCACCGACCCAGATGATCTCCGGCAACATCTATGAAAGCCTGCTGCGTTACGATACCGACCTCAAACCCATGCCGCAGCTGGCCCGTGACTGGACAGTCAGCGAAGATGGCCTGACCTACACATTCTACCTGCATGAAAACGCCACCTGGCACGATGGCGAGCCTTTCACTTCCGCAGATGTGGTGTTCTCCACCGATGTTTACCTGCGTGAAATGAACCCTCGCACCCGGACGATTCTTTCCCACGTCAAGAGCATCGAAGCTCCTGACGATCACACCGTGGTATTCACGCTCAAAAACGCCTTTGGCCCTTTTATGCTGGCCTTTGAAGCGGGCACCATGCCGATGATGCCCAAGCATATCTATGAAAATACCGACTTCCGAACCAACGAGGCCAACAATCATCCGATTGGCACCGGCCCGTTCAAGTTCGAAAGCTGGGACCGTGGCCGCGTCATTAAGCTGGTGAAAAACGAAGACTATTACGAGGAAGGGCTGCCCTACCTGGACGGCATCAACTGGCACGTTATTCCGGATGCTTCGTCGCGTGCGGTGGCTTACGAAAACGGTACGATCGACGTGCTACCGGCCAACTCGGTCGAAAACTTTGATATCCCGCGTCTGAGCGAACTCGATAACACCTGTCGTACCGAACAGGGTCAGGAGTACTTCAGCCCCTTCGCCATGCTGTGGATGAACAACCGCGAAGGCCCGACGGCGGATAAACGCTTTCGTCAGGCAGTCATGTACGCGCTTGACCGTGAATTTGTCCGCGATGTGCTGTGGAACGGTTTGGGCAAGGTACCGCTTTCCTCCTTTGGCTCGAATGCCAGCTTCCAGAATGACAGCCTGCCACCTTATGAACACGACCCGGAACGCGCCCGTGAACTGTTGGATGAAATGGGCTACAAGGGTGAAGAAATACGCTTGTTGCCGATTCCCTACGGCGAAACCTGGGTACGCTGGGCCGAAGCGGTTCAGCAGAATCTGCAGGAAGTGGGCATCAACGTCACCACACAGTCCACTGATGTCGGTGGCTGGAACCAGCGCCTGGCCGAGTGGGACTACGATCTCGCCTTTACCTACCTCTTTCAATACGGCGACCCGGCCCTGGGTATCTCACGGACCTATATTTCCAGCAATATCGCGAAAGGCTCTCAATGGAACAACGTCGAAGGTTATAAGAACGAGCGCGTAGACGAGCTGTTCGACCTGGCGGCGACCGCCTACCCGGACGAAAAACGTAAAGAGTACTACCACGAGGTTCAGGAGATTCTTCACGACGAGGTCCCGGTCGGCTGGTTGCTTGAACTGGGTTTCCCGACCATCTACCGCTGTGATGTTAAAAACCTTGTCACCACAGGCATTGGCCTTAACGACGGCTTTAAAAACGCCTGGTTTGACCGGTAA
- a CDS encoding LysR family transcriptional regulator, which yields MRPLHDSLDWNLLRTFVSIVQEKSISRAGQRLNLSQPAVSLALKRLESHLGQSLIERGSHRFRVTAAGELVYCEALEIYANVARLSVNVRDAPPEVAGQITLFLVSGIQCSFLDDVLQRFHHQHPRITCEVNVLSSHDVVQSMVQKMGTVGVSLQLHPVEVLNSQLLVNQRYRFFCGRAHRFFGQQNLSLQALSHEPFVSFTSAQLSGALAGIALFRANAGLVGEKVVTSSSLTEIQRFVRSGWGIGCLPEHTVQQDIDSGLLWPLPPYEGIPNIDLHLIWHQDSRFSQAERVFFDFVHRAMAEVPIEQRLP from the coding sequence ATGAGGCCTCTACACGACTCGCTTGACTGGAACTTGCTGCGTACCTTTGTCAGTATCGTCCAGGAAAAAAGTATCAGTCGTGCTGGGCAGCGCCTGAACCTTTCGCAGCCGGCGGTCAGCCTAGCGTTGAAGCGGCTTGAATCGCATCTTGGGCAGAGCCTGATCGAGCGTGGCAGTCATCGCTTTCGAGTGACTGCAGCAGGCGAACTGGTCTATTGCGAAGCGCTGGAAATCTATGCCAATGTGGCGCGGCTCAGCGTCAACGTGCGCGACGCTCCTCCCGAAGTGGCCGGGCAGATCACCCTGTTTCTGGTCAGCGGTATTCAATGCAGCTTTCTTGATGACGTGCTGCAACGCTTTCATCATCAACACCCCCGCATTACCTGCGAGGTTAACGTGCTGTCGAGCCATGATGTGGTTCAGTCGATGGTGCAGAAAATGGGCACGGTGGGAGTGAGTCTGCAGCTGCATCCGGTAGAGGTCTTGAACAGCCAACTGCTGGTGAATCAGCGCTATCGGTTCTTTTGTGGTCGGGCGCATCGCTTTTTTGGCCAGCAGAACCTGTCGCTGCAGGCCCTCAGCCACGAACCGTTCGTCTCGTTCACCAGCGCCCAGCTTTCTGGCGCCCTGGCGGGCATCGCGCTGTTTCGAGCCAATGCAGGACTGGTGGGAGAGAAGGTCGTCACGTCGAGCAGTCTGACGGAAATCCAGCGTTTTGTGCGCAGCGGCTGGGGCATTGGCTGCCTGCCGGAGCACACCGTTCAGCAAGACATTGACAGTGGCCTGCTGTGGCCGTTGCCGCCCTACGAAGGCATTCCCAATATTGACCTGCACCTGATATGGCATCAGGACTCGCGCTTTTCCCAAGCGGAGCGCGTGTTCTTTGATTTTGTGCACCGAGCGATGGCAGAAGTGCCTATTGAACAACGGCTGCCGTGA
- a CDS encoding Zn-dependent hydrolase, translating to MTTHATNVPTTPQIDGERLWSSLMEMARIGPSPNGGSRRLALSDEDLAGRQQLLDWAALLGCEWQMDQAGNMFIYRLGRDNDLSPVAIGSHLDSQPLGGRFDGVLGVLAGLEIFRTLNDQGITTLRPLVLVNWTNEEGSRFAPAMGGSGVYSERLSLEDFRAAEDRDGVSLGKALDQSGYQGSLTRHDLPLAAYLELHIEQGPILEKKNLPVGIVSGVQGLRWYDITFTGDSAHAGPTPMEYRHDPLMAATAFVEAMRKSVLDDADGASRLTIGDFRVAEPSRNVIPGAVTLQVDVRHTKEAALQTLDDSLRAHVKAAAEREGVSANISVVWHMPVTRFDEALVKDLSSATEALGHVPFCMMSGAGHDAVNISYVTPTAMLFIPCRDGISHNERECAEPEHCAIGAQVLCDALLRTANRE from the coding sequence ATGACGACTCACGCTACAAATGTGCCCACTACCCCGCAGATTGATGGCGAACGTCTTTGGTCATCGCTGATGGAGATGGCGCGTATCGGACCATCTCCCAACGGCGGTAGCCGTCGGCTGGCCCTGAGCGATGAGGACCTGGCCGGTCGCCAGCAGCTACTCGACTGGGCCGCATTGCTGGGCTGCGAATGGCAGATGGACCAAGCGGGCAATATGTTCATTTATCGCCTTGGGCGTGACAACGATCTTTCTCCTGTGGCGATTGGCAGCCATCTGGATTCACAGCCGCTGGGCGGGCGTTTTGATGGTGTGCTGGGCGTGCTCGCCGGATTGGAAATCTTTCGCACCCTGAACGACCAGGGCATTACCACCCTCCGGCCGCTGGTGCTGGTGAACTGGACCAACGAGGAAGGCAGCCGCTTTGCCCCGGCAATGGGCGGCAGTGGTGTTTACAGTGAACGGCTGTCGCTGGAGGATTTTCGCGCCGCCGAGGACCGTGATGGTGTCTCTTTGGGCAAAGCGCTCGACCAATCCGGCTATCAAGGCTCTTTGACTCGCCACGATTTGCCACTGGCAGCCTATCTGGAACTGCATATTGAACAGGGCCCGATACTCGAGAAAAAAAACCTGCCGGTGGGCATTGTCAGTGGCGTGCAAGGGTTACGTTGGTACGACATCACATTTACCGGTGATTCCGCTCACGCTGGCCCGACGCCCATGGAGTATCGCCATGACCCATTAATGGCCGCGACGGCCTTTGTGGAAGCCATGCGCAAGAGCGTACTCGACGATGCCGATGGCGCCTCGCGCCTGACCATCGGCGATTTTCGGGTCGCCGAGCCGTCGCGCAATGTGATCCCAGGGGCGGTCACCTTGCAGGTCGATGTGCGTCATACCAAGGAAGCCGCCCTGCAAACGCTTGATGACAGCCTCCGCGCCCATGTAAAGGCGGCCGCGGAACGCGAAGGCGTCAGCGCCAACATCAGTGTGGTGTGGCATATGCCGGTCACCCGCTTTGATGAGGCGCTGGTGAAGGATCTTTCCAGCGCGACGGAGGCGTTGGGCCACGTGCCGTTTTGCATGATGAGCGGCGCCGGTCACGACGCGGTGAATATCAGCTATGTAACGCCGACCGCGATGTTGTTCATACCTTGCCGAGACGGCATCAGCCATAACGAACGTGAATGTGCCGAGCCCGAGCACTGCGCTATCGGTGCACAAGTGTTATGCGATGCGCTATTGCGCACGGCGAATCGCGAGTAA
- a CDS encoding ABC transporter ATP-binding protein produces MSSPAIKTSATDKSPLVLESVVKRFGGVTAVNGVSLVAAPGEVVGVIGPNGSGKSTLFSLAAGGQPADEGRIWLDGVDVTGQPTWRIARSGIGRTFQIPSLFDNMSVRENLLAAAVEGDWKGAPGRAKEVAEMLQITPVINNLASELSGGQQKLLEFGRVCMRDPKVILLDEVTAGVHPNIRRIILEAIRRLRETGITFLIIEHDMEMVSEICDRLIVMNMGEVVAEGTFEEIASNAEVQQAYLGRQP; encoded by the coding sequence GTCAGTCGTCAAACGTTTCGGCGGCGTTACCGCGGTCAATGGCGTCAGTCTGGTGGCAGCACCGGGTGAGGTTGTTGGTGTAATCGGGCCCAATGGTAGCGGCAAGTCCACATTGTTCAGCTTGGCGGCAGGCGGGCAGCCAGCGGATGAAGGGCGCATTTGGCTTGATGGTGTTGATGTTACGGGTCAGCCTACCTGGCGTATCGCTCGCTCGGGCATAGGGCGGACATTTCAAATTCCCTCTCTGTTCGACAACATGAGCGTGCGTGAAAACTTGTTGGCCGCGGCTGTCGAGGGTGACTGGAAAGGCGCGCCAGGCAGGGCAAAGGAAGTAGCGGAGATGCTTCAAATCACGCCGGTTATCAATAATCTGGCCTCGGAGCTGTCTGGCGGGCAGCAGAAGCTTCTAGAGTTTGGCCGGGTATGCATGCGCGACCCGAAAGTGATTTTGCTTGATGAGGTCACCGCGGGTGTTCATCCAAATATCCGTCGCATTATTCTGGAAGCCATACGGCGTCTTCGCGAAACGGGCATAACCTTCCTGATTATCGAGCACGATATGGAAATGGTGAGTGAGATATGTGACCGACTCATTGTTATGAATATGGGTGAGGTCGTGGCCGAAGGCACCTTCGAAGAAATAGCGAGCAACGCCGAGGTTCAGCAGGCCTACTTGGGACGGCAGCCATGA